The genomic stretch gagactTGAGCGATGGAAAATAGAGGTACCATTCACGTGAGAGAGCCGCGATACTGTTACTGCAACTGATCAATAAAGTGGGAGCCAATGGAAGATTATCATTATTTTCTCTTGAGAGGAGAAGGTGCAGTTCTTCGAGTTGTGGCCCCATGGCGGCGTTGATCCAGTTCTTGACGGTTACTACGTTTGCTTCGCTGAGGTCACTTTCGAGGCGAAACTTTCGAACACGACCTGGTCTGCGGAGGGCCAGGACAGATTTAACAGAATAAAATAACGACTTCTGCGATTTTTTTTTCTGTTGGAACTTGAAGACTTCCATATCCTTCCAGACGTTCCGCCACCGGCGAGATAGGACGCTGGTGGTGGCGACAATCACGGGGGTTTGGGTTgggaggaaggagaggatgTGGCAGAGTAAACAGTCCGGTAAGCTGCTGATTCTGTCAATGTCGTCGTCGGCCGCTGATATAATcggtgttgttgttgtttttgccGCCTTTGAGTCTCGTTCCGCCATGGAAGTAGACTAGAGCAAAGGTTGTGTTACtgttttttctttgtttttttctaCAGGTGGTGGTGGTATATAATGAACAATATACGGTATGGTAGGGTTTGGTTAATTCATTGtatttgatatttaatttaaaaaagacGAATGCTAGAGGCCAGCAATTTTGgtattttgtaattattaattggtcatcaataatatttttaatggtgtgagattacatCTAATAATATCTAATGGTGAGAGATCTATCACTTTTGTTTTGATAGTTAAGTATTGgctaaaaaatacaaaaattattagttccttaaattttttctttaaaaaataaaaaatagagaaagtTTAAGGGAGTTTGGTTAGCATTTATCAGTAGAAAAAGAGTCAGCAGAAAAAGGGTAAgtaattttattcttatattattaaatttaattttatattattaaaaatattaataataattaattattaattaattattaactataaattataaaatttattgacTTCTTAATACTCTTCtaaaaaaaggaaaggagataaaattaaaattagaagttAATATTTGAAATATATATGAATCATGCTGaagattaattattaaaattctaGATTTAAGTGTATTTTATTGGTTGTAATTTCTAAATATATGTAGTTTGAGTttcaatcaaaattttttatttttaattttaaattttaaattctatatgTTTGATACGATTTGGTTGAAATCTAGAATTTGTTTTGAtttgtttattttgtatttgatatTTCATCCTATCAAATTATAGGGTGCACATGGTCCGATTTGGGCGGAAAATCAAGTCCGATTCTAAATATTTTAAGGATTAATTTGATGTAATTTTACTGAGTATAGGATCATATAAGAGTTTTAACAATAGACATGATCATTATTTTAGGCTTGATTCAGGTCAAAGTGAACTCGACTTTACCCGACTCATGTGCATCCTAAGAGTTAATTATAAgcttattgttttatttttaattatatttcttaaattagaaaatagataaaaaaaggggcaatttacttatttaaataaaatgacAGAATCCTTTACCCAAATGTACAAAATAGATTGTTGTTACGTGCATGTGCAAAAACTCTATTCTATGTAATCCGTGGCAACCCACCACGGTTTTTGAATTGTACATAAACCGTGGCAGGCTGGGACGGTTTATGGGGAAACTTAGTTGCTTGTAAACCGTGGGAGGTTCCAGCGGTTTATGAAGGTGGCGTAGAAGacataaaccgtggtaggttaccacggtttatgaagaaggtgaacTTGTCATAAACCCTTGTGGGTTACAACGGTTTATGTAGGTTCAATTATGGCCAGAAAACACACCGTTTATAGATCTACAAATAGTATATAGGAGTAcataaaaaatacacaaacaGCAAGCATAGCTTCttcaaagatttttttaataatgaattaaaaaaaagtcaTATTTAATAATGGCAACCATTATTATCGTCTCCAAAAATATATAGGTACATCGGAATAAGTCATATTTaacaagaatttttttaattataaattaaaaaataactattttctaaaaataatccacTTCAAATATGTCAGATTGAAAAGTTAACAACAGTAACTATTATCATCGTCTCCAGAGTACATAAGAGTACACAGGAATAagttgtattttatttttgggaaatagttatttttttaatttataattaaaaaaatccttGTTAAATATTTATTTCGGTGTACCTGTATATTTTTTGGAGACTAAAATAATGGTTGCCATTGTTAAATATgacttgtttttttttaatttataattaaaaaaatacttgaaGAAACCATGCTTATTGTCTGTGTAATTTTTTGTGTACTCTTATATACTATTTGTAGATCTATATACTATTTTGGAGACGATGATAtgcattttaaaaattttgagtgaAGTTTGCCGAGAATTAAAGTGAAGTTGCTTATTTTTATAGAGTTCGCCGAACtccaaatacaaaaaaaagataaatctaaaaaattaaagttgaaaaatcgttttttggaattaattaaaattatagaaaaaaaaactgGTGAGACGCTTGTGTGATTTTTGTCATCATTCCTAGAAGCCACCTTTAATTCTCTactgttataaaattaaaataagtgcatatgaaattaaaataaggCACTTATTAACCCATGATGCGTTCTTTTCTTCACAAAAGGATTATTGTCATTTTCGGGGTGGgattttattaaaatcattGTCACATAATCCATTGTCAGGAATAGTGAGGCACTTTtggttttaaaattaaaattgttatatttatttttttgtattttttatataccttttttattttaaaaacaattggtagaaatatttgttttttctttcttaataCGCCATTGTAACACAGTCATACATAAACCGTTGTAACCCACAAGGGTTTATGACCAGgtcaccttcttcataaaccgtggtaacctaccacggtttatgccTTTCACGCCACCTTCGTAAAACGCTGGAACCTCCCACGGTTTACAAGCAACTCAGTTTTTTCATAAACCGTCCCAGCCTGCCACGgtttatgcataattcagaaacCGTGGTGGGTTGCCACGGATTACATAGAATAGGGTTTTTGCACATGCACGTAACAACAATCCGTTTTGCACATTTAGGTAAAGGTTTCGAccattttatttaaataagtaaattGCCCTAAAAAAAAGcatcaaattagaatttatgaaaaattcaaGTTCAAATACAGATATCAATTTTTCGCTAACAagttttttctttataaataagtgcatcataaataatttctttataaatattttttttttataaattaatgttaaaattttaaaaatcttatttttaccTGGTTTGGACCAGTATAATTGTGACCAgaaaatgtttaaattttattgagtCTAAAATTGAGTTAGAGTCTAAAAAATAAACTCAATATATATTTAGAGTCAAATCTGAGTCAAGAGAAACTCAATTTTATCCGATCCATGAATATTCCTACCAAATTTGATaggattaattaaaaaaaattaaaattgaaaaccgatcaagttaatatttaaaatatataagaaatCAAACTAAAGATTTAATCATTAAACTCTATATTTAACTGTATTTTACGTTCTCGTTATAAAACATGTATTGTTTtatgaaatatatttttttatttttgaataaaaatgattttttgaatttttaatgcatATCCTATAAGAAtacttattttttgtatttgtatgtGTATATGTATTATGGTGGTaaaattaattctaaaattttattagattGATCTGACTATGTAATTAGGTATTAGAATTTATAGTTTTACCATAAGATATTATCTGTCGGATTTAAATTGATccttaaaattataattgattcATTTTGTCTTATAAAATTTACAAATAGTAATTTATGTTAACTTTTGAGCTAATTTTTGTAAATGGCGTATTAATTTTACATATTAACTTGGTAAGATTTGAATTTCTCATTTAAATTTCATGTGATTAAGACTTATTATTAGACCTCTTAAAAATTTCATTGGCTCTCCAATATTCTCATGAGGACAATAATAATAagttcaatttaaaaattttgtggCTCTAAAAACAATAATCAAACTTCTAGAGTtctaatataaattttgattatATAGAATTTTAAGAGTTAACAAGATTAGCTCAAGGGTTAATGTGAGTTGCGATTATAAGTTTTAGGATCCAATTTGAGTCcattaaaatttttaggaaAAGTCTAAAGACCAGCAACTTTTGTGTTTTCTAGCCAGCACTTAaccatcaaaataaaaataagtgaTTTTTCACCATTAGAtataatctcacaccattaaaaatattattgatggtTAATTGATAGTTACAAAACATCAAAATTACTGACCTCCTAACATTCCTCAAAATTTTAAGGATCAAATTAAATTcgactttaaattttaaagacaaaattaaatattaattcatATTTTATGCAATTTAATAAGATTTATATTCAGCGTAATCAGATTTATTTAAACTggtttaatagttaatttattagTCTATTTAAATAACTCATTTTTAAAGTAACATATTAATCCTTAATCTGACTTCCATAACTAATTGTGTAATCAGATCTTCTCTTGAAATTTTGGTTATTTACGAAATTTGATCATATTTGTgaattaagtttaattatattgCTGATAAAAATTAGTTACATTAATGGTTTACAAAATGAGATTTGATTATTAACATGAATATATAATCAAGTAAAACACTAGCTAATCATTTTCCCTAATATACTCGAGTATGAGGGCACATgcaattgtgaagaaggtgttTGGAGCCGCCACCAAGTGGTCCAAACTGCTTTCACTCCTGCTGCCGCCGCCACTGCGCCCACCGACACTACCAATCTTGCCGCCTGAGCTCATAGAGCTAATCCTATTGAGGCTTCCAGCCAGGTCCCTTGTGAAATTCAAGAGAGTTTGCAAGTCATGGAAAACCCTAATCTCCAGCTCCGACTTCACCAAGAACCAAGTTCAACTTTCAATAATGGCGGAACCAGCCATTTCCGAAATACACTTGGTCTATACCAACCTTCTCCGACACAGCGACAGCAAAATTGGATTTATCTCCATTCAATCTCTGTTGGAGAACCTTTCTTTCGGTACCGAAGTGGTTTACTTCCCCATGGACGATTGCGTGAAAATTTTGGGCTCCTGCAATGGGTTTCTATGCTTAAACAATCATCCAAAAAACACTGATTTCAAAGTGAGGTTGTTGAATCCTTGCACTGGATTGGCGTCAGAATGGTTGACACTTTTCGCGTCAGACTATAACCAACGGAGACCTCCTATCACCAATTTTGGGTTTGGCTATGATCATGTCAATGACAAGTTCAAGATTCTCGCGGTTGTTGAGAGTTCTACCAGAATATACACTTTTGGCGAATATTCTTGGATATCCGTTCAGGATATTCCTCTCCATCCTCTTGAATGGAATGGAACATTTGTGACTGGCACTGGAACACTTAATTGGCTAGCTACTAAAATCGCATCCTTTATTACCTATCCTGTCCATCAAACTACGATAGTAGTTCTTTCTTTCAACTTTGGAAATGAGAGCTACGGTCAAATAGCATTGCCTAACTTTGAAGGCGGCATGATCCATCGTGAGCCTGTGTTGGTAACACTAAGGAATTCTCTGTGCGTTTGTCATGAATACAAGAAATCGGTGTGGGATTTGTGGATGATGAAGGAGTATGGAAATGAAGATTCTTGGACTAGAATGTTTGTGATCTCACATGATGAGGAGCTTATTCCTTATGCTCATGGTATTGGTATAAGACCATTATTGCACATGATGGAAAATGATCTGCTGCTTCTTTTGGTAAGACCTCCTTGGTATCAATTAGCTGTGTATAATCCTGGAAATAAGGGTGTTCGGTTTGGATATCCTGTGATCAACTACTACTCAAGTGATGATGACATGCCAAACTATAATAATCCTCGCGGATGCTTCTATGTTTATCGTGAAAGTTTGGTTTCCCCATCACACTATGGTCTTAAAACTGACCATGTGTGACTTTGGGATGATGATGACGATGACAATTGATCAACCATTGCTTACCCTTCAATAGGTGTTGCTCTTTATCTTGATTGTTAGAAGGTTTAATTAGTCCTTATAGTTTTACCgaattttttattaagtttttgtattttttttaagttgagTTCATATATTATATCAGATTTTGTAACTGAGTTCTTACTATTAAACTATTCAGAATATTCGGTCTAAGTGTTAGATATATTCATTTTGTTTAATAGAATATTCGGTTAATTATAGCGTTTTTGTCATGGTAGGGACTTAGTTACAAAATATGATATATTACAGGGatctaattaaaaagaaaaaaatatatgaacctaattgaaaatttaataaaactataGGGAtcgataaaataattaaacttctTAGAATAATATAGACTATATTGTGGTTGACTACTCATATGAAGAAGATATTTTTGTCTCAAGATAATAATTGAgtaaaaatttagatatagttatttttatataaagttgATTGTTGaaaatagttaaataatttgatatgtttgattaaattgTTATTTAATAGTACGTAAATTTTTACCTAATAATTAAGAATTATGAGATGATTTAATATCTTTAATTAAATTGATGGCTGATACAACAAGCGTCTATATATTAATTATCTTCTTCTATGTAAAGATGTTCAAGagaatatggagatggtgttAATCGATGATGTAGCACTGTTTTTCATTATTGTCGTTACATTGTCATTTTATTTCATGACTCTTTTAGGGTTAAGAGTATcagtagtttttagtttttactttttactatGTTCACTTACATATCTCTCTTCTTAGTTTTCGCCCTAACAAGTACGGGGTGTGTATGGTCTAGTCTAGTCCAGTTTCGAacattttaaaaactaatttggtataattttattgagtttaaagttggataagggtctcaaaaatagacctaGTTATTATTTTGGGTCGAGTCTGAGTCATTACTCGGGTCGTCCAAATTCGGTCCGGTGAtccggtcatcatacacaattaatattttgtgttattagtgatggatgatggcTATTCTTATGTAAAATTTAAGTATTATAAACTAGGGGTGACAAACAGACCTAAACCCACCGGTCCGGCCCGCGTAACCGCCAAAAAAGACAGGTTGCGCTAGAAAATTGGAACCGCCAAATAACAAAAGCCCGCCTAACCTGCACCGCTTAAACTGCGGGCTTTAGTGGGGCAGGGCGGGCTTTCCCGCCGGGCTTAGTATTTTTTAGCAAGGgatatttttacaatttttttgtcaaaacCCAATTTCTcccaacccaacttacaagagaatgaagatgaaaattgagtattttggattatgtttattttgtttagagacaatatttataattatgttttggattatgtttattttgctttgggaacaatatttataattatgttttggatgaaaacttagtttaatgtttgtgaatataaaaattataatttgtttatacctttaaaaattataatagttaaaagtaaaaaacagaagaaatttttttatgcctttatatatattatttaatagttaaaaagtaaaaaaaaaggaTATTTGGCGGGCTTAGCCCGCCGGTCCGCCAGCTCGCTGTTAGGCGGGGCGGGTGGAATTCTGGGACCGCTTCACTAAGCGGGGCATGGCGGGCCAGCCCGCCAAAAGGCGGCCTtctggcggggcggggcgggttTCCCCACTTGTCACCCCTATtataaaccttaatattttgtgttattagtcattataagattataaattaatgttttgtgtttaaaatacataatataataactCGAATTTTTGAAACtcttataataaattatttatgatctattttattagtttaaactATTTATTTAGAAACTATTTTAGTAGCTATCatcaaattgattttttatgaCTATTAAGGTTTAAATTGATTaggaattattatatatataattttattgaatgagttaatttgtataattgaaattagaatttcGGTAATTTACAAGGgatgaaaaatatatgatttatattgaataattattattttgagctcaaatttttataaaagatgattaatttgattattgtagttttcaaatttaaaataattatttaaatttgttagtacgttgataaattttatatatctcCAAAATAATTTCTGGTattataatcaaattttaaattattattttaatataaatattttgtaaaattttatactactagtatatatttttttaaacccTAAAATTAGCTACAGACACTCATAACACTCATCTCACCAACACATGCGTATCACTCTCTCTTCTCCAACATATAAACATGCATTCTTTTCTCCTCCTCCATCACCATGACTCCGTCATAACGACACTTATCCCTTACTCATTCAGCCACGTTCTTTCACTCCTCACGACTCATTCTTGTGAATGAATCCTTCTTACTTGCTGATTCATAACAACAACTCctaaaagatagaaaaataaaagagagctgagaagaaggaaaaaagagGAGAAGGGAAGGAGGGGTTGGTGTCACTGCTGCACATGGTGGGAAAAGAGGGAGACTACACTGCTATTGCCATCATCGTCGTTGTCAAGAGTGAAAGGAGACGCCACTGGGGCTGCTGCTGTTGTGGGTGTCGCCGTTTCTAATGACTGCTTCACTCTACCATGACTGAACCCTATCATTCTCTACCCAATAGAGCTTATGGCTCTGCTATGAGAACCACTGCTGGAGAAGACAAGCTACTACTGCT from Arachis stenosperma cultivar V10309 chromosome 9, arast.V10309.gnm1.PFL2, whole genome shotgun sequence encodes the following:
- the LOC130948914 gene encoding F-box/kelch-repeat protein At3g23880-like, producing MRAHAIVKKVFGAATKWSKLLSLLLPPPLRPPTLPILPPELIELILLRLPARSLVKFKRVCKSWKTLISSSDFTKNQVQLSIMAEPAISEIHLVYTNLLRHSDSKIGFISIQSLLENLSFGTEVVYFPMDDCVKILGSCNGFLCLNNHPKNTDFKVRLLNPCTGLASEWLTLFASDYNQRRPPITNFGFGYDHVNDKFKILAVVESSTRIYTFGEYSWISVQDIPLHPLEWNGTFVTGTGTLNWLATKIASFITYPVHQTTIVVLSFNFGNESYGQIALPNFEGGMIHREPVLVTLRNSLCVCHEYKKSVWDLWMMKEYGNEDSWTRMFVISHDEELIPYAHGIGIRPLLHMMENDLLLLLVRPPWYQLAVYNPGNKGVRFGYPVINYYSSDDDMPNYNNPRGCFYVYRESLVSPSHYGLKTDHV